One genomic window of Pseudomonas sp. LFM046 includes the following:
- a CDS encoding ABC transporter permease subunit (The N-terminal region of this protein, as described by TIGR01726, is a three transmembrane segment that identifies a subfamily of ABC transporter permease subunits, which specificities that include histidine, arginine, glutamine, glutamate, L-cystine (sic), the opines (in Agrobacterium) octopine and nopaline, etc.) translates to MFEQLALLSLGEGGWGMALLAGALVTLSLALACVPPGLALGLAVALGARSPSPWRRALASAFATVFRGLPELLTLLIVYYGCQIGAQKVLAHFGYHAEVTINAFLAAMVAFSLVFAAFSSQVWLGAFKVVGKGQYEAAQVLGLSRATAFFKVILPQLTRVALPGLSNNWLSLLKDTSLVSTISLVDVMRQTNLAVSATKEPMLFYGCACLIYLFFSALSGRVFSYAEKRYSLGHRSQRA, encoded by the coding sequence ATGTTCGAGCAGTTGGCTCTCCTTTCCCTGGGGGAAGGCGGCTGGGGCATGGCCCTGCTTGCCGGCGCCCTGGTCACCTTGTCCCTGGCGCTGGCCTGCGTGCCGCCGGGACTGGCGCTGGGGCTGGCCGTCGCCCTCGGCGCCCGTTCGCCGAGCCCCTGGCGGCGTGCGCTGGCTTCGGCCTTCGCCACGGTGTTCCGTGGCCTGCCGGAGCTGTTGACGCTGTTGATCGTCTATTACGGTTGCCAGATCGGGGCGCAGAAGGTGCTGGCCCACTTCGGTTACCACGCCGAAGTCACCATCAATGCGTTCCTCGCTGCCATGGTCGCGTTCAGCCTGGTGTTCGCCGCCTTCTCCAGCCAGGTCTGGCTGGGGGCGTTCAAGGTGGTGGGCAAGGGTCAGTACGAGGCCGCCCAGGTGCTGGGCCTGTCCCGTGCCACCGCCTTCTTCAAGGTCATCCTGCCGCAGCTGACCCGTGTCGCCCTGCCAGGCCTGTCGAATAACTGGCTGAGCCTGCTCAAGGACACGTCGCTGGTTTCCACCATTTCCCTGGTGGACGTGATGCGCCAGACCAACCTGGCGGTCAGCGCCACCAAGGAGCCGATGCTGTTCTACGGCTGCGCCTGCCTGATCTACCTGTTCTTCTCCGCCCTGTCCGGTCGCGTGTTCAGCTACGCCGAGAAACGCTACAGCCTCGGCCACAGGAGTCAGCGCGCATGA
- a CDS encoding MurR/RpiR family transcriptional regulator, giving the protein MNRSLKERLEASLSARTASSRAIANYMLANLQELPFETSAAIAGKLGISESTVGRFCRALGYGHFKALKADLKDDLGDSPWLIGDRLKEFRQQEVAGEDALSVSLQREMAALVRVYEHNRTPQWRTVCERLASVPRVYAAGFQTERGISVSFVHLLQYLRDGVQLVDGSSGYFGDVLLSAPGQAALVVFEARRYSRHALSLCRHAREAGIPVTLITDDYCDWAEQHADEVFRVPTDLGLFWESTGPMLSLVNLLLNDVFKCLGPDVEQRLESVAALHNEFVGYTSSPGSPR; this is encoded by the coding sequence ATGAATCGATCACTCAAAGAACGCCTGGAAGCCAGCCTGTCCGCCCGCACCGCGTCGTCGCGGGCCATCGCCAATTACATGCTGGCCAACCTGCAGGAACTGCCGTTCGAGACCTCCGCCGCCATCGCCGGCAAGCTCGGTATCAGCGAGTCCACCGTCGGGCGCTTCTGTCGCGCCCTCGGCTACGGGCACTTCAAGGCATTGAAGGCCGATCTCAAGGACGACCTGGGGGACAGCCCCTGGCTGATCGGCGATCGCCTCAAGGAATTCCGCCAGCAGGAAGTGGCCGGTGAGGATGCCCTGTCGGTCAGCCTGCAGCGCGAGATGGCGGCCCTGGTGCGGGTCTACGAGCACAACCGCACGCCCCAGTGGCGCACCGTCTGCGAACGACTGGCGAGCGTCCCGCGCGTCTACGCCGCCGGATTCCAGACCGAGCGCGGCATCTCCGTGTCCTTCGTCCACCTGCTGCAGTACCTGCGTGACGGCGTGCAACTGGTGGATGGCTCGTCCGGCTACTTCGGGGACGTGCTGCTGTCCGCCCCCGGTCAGGCCGCGCTGGTGGTCTTCGAGGCGCGCCGCTATTCGCGTCATGCCCTGAGCCTCTGCCGCCATGCGCGGGAGGCGGGCATCCCGGTGACGCTCATCACCGACGATTACTGTGACTGGGCGGAGCAGCATGCCGACGAAGTCTTCCGCGTCCCCACGGACCTCGGCCTGTTCTGGGAGTCCACCGGCCCGATGCTCTCCCTGGTCAATCTCTTGCTCAACGACGTGTTCAAGTGCCTCGGCCCAGATGTCGAGCAGCGTCTGGAGTCCGTCGCTGCCCTGCACAACGAGTTTGTTGGCTACACCTCCTCACCCGGTTCACCCCGCTAG
- a CDS encoding dihydrofolate reductase, giving the protein MNKTLPLCLIAALAQNRVIGRDNQLPWHLPADLKHFKAMTLGKPIIMGRKTWDSLGRPLPGRLNLVVSRQEGLQLEGAEVFPSLEAAIERAQVWAREEDAEEVMLIGGAQLYTQGLAQADRLYLTRVELAPEGDAHFPEVSQQDWRLASSIEHEATTDTPAYAFEVWEKR; this is encoded by the coding sequence ATGAACAAGACCCTGCCCCTCTGCCTGATTGCCGCCCTCGCGCAGAACCGCGTGATCGGCCGCGACAACCAACTGCCCTGGCACCTGCCGGCGGACCTCAAGCATTTCAAGGCCATGACCCTCGGCAAGCCGATCATCATGGGCCGCAAGACCTGGGATTCCCTGGGGCGCCCGCTGCCCGGCCGCCTCAATCTGGTGGTCAGCCGCCAGGAAGGCTTGCAGCTGGAAGGCGCCGAAGTCTTCCCGAGCCTGGAGGCCGCCATCGAGCGCGCGCAAGTCTGGGCCCGCGAAGAGGACGCCGAGGAGGTCATGCTGATCGGCGGCGCCCAGCTCTATACCCAGGGCCTGGCCCAGGCCGATCGCCTTTACCTGACACGCGTGGAGCTGGCACCGGAAGGCGACGCGCACTTCCCTGAAGTGTCGCAGCAGGATTGGCGCCTGGCCTCCAGCATCGAGCACGAGGCGACGACGGACACGCCCGCCTATGCCTTCGAGGTGTGGGAGAAGCGTTGA
- a CDS encoding metallophosphoesterase family protein: MTSLRIGLISDTHGLLRPQALAALQGCDHILHAGDIGKPEILDALAELAPLTAVRGNNDRDAWADAVQEVEELWLDDVGIYLVHDQADIPDDLAERGFRAVVTGHSHKPLITERAGLLHVNPGSAGPRRFKLPVSVGFLVIGDEVQAELRELDL, translated from the coding sequence ATGACCTCCCTGCGCATCGGCCTGATCTCCGACACCCACGGACTCCTCCGTCCCCAGGCCCTGGCCGCGCTGCAAGGCTGCGACCACATCCTCCATGCCGGCGACATCGGCAAACCCGAAATCCTCGACGCCCTGGCCGAACTGGCGCCTCTCACCGCCGTGCGCGGCAACAACGACCGCGATGCCTGGGCGGACGCCGTGCAGGAAGTCGAAGAACTGTGGCTGGACGACGTGGGCATCTACCTGGTTCACGACCAGGCGGATATCCCGGATGACCTGGCCGAGCGCGGCTTCCGAGCGGTGGTCACCGGCCATTCCCACAAGCCGCTGATCACCGAGCGCGCCGGGCTGCTGCACGTGAATCCAGGCAGCGCCGGGCCACGCCGTTTCAAGCTGCCGGTGTCGGTAGGGTTTCTCGTGATAGGGGATGAGGTGCAAGCGGAGCTGCGGGAGCTGGACTTGTAG
- a CDS encoding ABC transporter permease subunit (The N-terminal region of this protein, as described by TIGR01726, is a three transmembrane segment that identifies a subfamily of ABC transporter permease subunits, which specificities that include histidine, arginine, glutamine, glutamate, L-cystine (sic), the opines (in Agrobacterium) octopine and nopaline, etc.) translates to MSEFLHFFVDPELFERYGLRLLEGLLVTGKLVAISFSLGMLLGLLLALARNSGNRFLRGFSGSYVYLFRGSPLLAQLFLLYYGVGSFREFWQDAGLWWFFRDAWSCALLAFTLNTAAYQAEIFRGSLLAIAPGQYEASSALGLSRATTFFKVVLPQALLVAIPPLGNELILMIKASAIASLVTIHDLMGVAKAGFSRTFDFQLYLWAAVLYLVLVELIRRGLLLVEGRLGRHLR, encoded by the coding sequence ATGAGCGAGTTCCTGCATTTCTTCGTCGATCCCGAGCTGTTCGAGCGCTACGGCCTTCGCCTGCTGGAAGGCCTGCTGGTGACCGGCAAGCTGGTGGCCATCTCCTTCAGCCTCGGCATGCTGTTGGGGCTGTTGCTGGCGCTGGCACGCAACTCCGGCAACCGTTTCCTGCGCGGCTTCAGTGGCAGCTACGTCTACCTGTTCCGGGGCTCACCGCTGCTGGCCCAGTTGTTCCTGCTCTACTACGGCGTGGGCTCCTTCCGCGAGTTCTGGCAGGACGCCGGGCTCTGGTGGTTCTTCCGCGACGCCTGGAGCTGCGCGCTGCTGGCCTTCACCCTGAACACCGCCGCCTACCAGGCGGAGATCTTTCGCGGCAGCCTGCTGGCCATCGCCCCCGGCCAGTACGAAGCCAGCTCGGCCCTGGGCCTGTCCCGCGCCACGACCTTCTTCAAGGTGGTGCTGCCGCAGGCGCTGCTGGTGGCCATCCCGCCGCTGGGCAATGAACTGATCCTGATGATCAAGGCCAGCGCCATTGCCTCCCTGGTGACCATCCACGACCTGATGGGCGTGGCCAAGGCCGGTTTTTCCCGCACCTTCGACTTCCAGCTCTACCTCTGGGCGGCGGTCCTCTACCTGGTGCTGGTGGAGCTGATCCGGCGCGGCCTGCTGCTGGTCGAAGGACGTCTGGGCCGCCACCTGCGCTAA
- a CDS encoding ABC transporter substrate-binding protein, whose translation MKRLTRLALASLALCGIVATAQAETIRIATEGAYPPFNYVDSNNQLHGFDVDIANALCAKMQAECTLVAQDWDGIIPALLAKKYDAVVASMVITEERQKKVAFTDRYYRTRLAVAVAKGSTVKDTNPESFKGLVVGAQSSTTQGMYAEDIYGAAGAEVKLYPSQDEANADLNTGRLDALVHDKFPLLDWLAKDGKDCCTLLGDIQGTDDEVAIAVRQEDNALRERLNKALAEIIADGTYKQIASRYFPFDIY comes from the coding sequence ATGAAACGACTCACCCGCTTGGCATTGGCATCCCTGGCTCTCTGCGGCATCGTCGCGACCGCTCAGGCCGAGACGATTCGCATCGCGACCGAAGGGGCCTACCCGCCCTTCAACTATGTGGATTCGAACAACCAGCTGCACGGTTTCGACGTGGACATCGCCAACGCCCTGTGCGCGAAGATGCAGGCGGAGTGCACGCTGGTGGCCCAGGACTGGGACGGCATCATCCCCGCGCTGCTGGCCAAGAAATACGACGCCGTGGTCGCCTCCATGGTGATCACCGAAGAGCGCCAGAAGAAGGTAGCGTTCACCGACCGCTATTACCGCACCCGCCTCGCCGTGGCCGTGGCCAAGGGCTCGACGGTGAAGGACACCAATCCGGAAAGCTTCAAGGGCCTGGTGGTGGGCGCCCAGTCCTCCACCACCCAGGGCATGTACGCCGAGGACATCTACGGCGCCGCCGGGGCCGAGGTGAAGCTCTACCCCTCCCAGGACGAGGCCAATGCCGACCTCAACACCGGCCGCCTGGATGCCCTGGTGCACGACAAATTCCCCCTGCTCGACTGGCTGGCGAAGGACGGCAAGGACTGCTGCACCCTGCTCGGCGACATCCAGGGCACCGATGACGAAGTGGCCATCGCCGTGCGCCAGGAAGACAACGCCCTGCGCGAGCGGCTGAACAAGGCCCTGGCCGAGATCATTGCCGACGGCACCTACAAGCAGATCGCCAGCCGTTACTTCCCCTTCGACATCTACTGA
- a CDS encoding Ldh family oxidoreductase, with product MQSHSSDKVQVSFNELRDLLASIFERHGTSPRVAAILADNCASAQRDGSDSHGVFRIPGYLSSLGSGWVNGQAEPDVEDVGPSFVRVDAGGGFAQPALEAARGLVMEKVRTSGMALLATRNSHHFAALWPDVEPFAREGLVALSFVNSMTCVVPHGGHSALFGTNPIAFAAPRSGGDPLVFDLATSAIAHGDVQIAAREGKTLPEGYGVDAQGQPTRDPKAILDGGALLSFGGYKGSALSMMVELLAAALTGGNFSFEFDWSGHPGAQTPWTGQLLILIDPDRGATRPFAERCEALISRMVEVGQERQPGDRRYRQRERAEREGIVLDAAELARLRALADR from the coding sequence ATGCAGAGCCACTCCAGCGACAAGGTCCAGGTGTCCTTCAATGAGCTGCGCGACCTGCTCGCCAGCATCTTCGAGCGCCACGGCACCTCGCCGCGGGTCGCCGCCATCCTCGCCGACAACTGCGCTTCGGCCCAGCGCGACGGCTCGGACAGCCACGGCGTGTTCCGCATTCCCGGCTACCTGTCGTCACTTGGCAGCGGCTGGGTGAATGGCCAGGCCGAACCCGACGTGGAAGACGTGGGACCGTCCTTCGTGCGGGTGGACGCGGGTGGCGGCTTCGCCCAGCCGGCGCTGGAAGCGGCTCGCGGGCTGGTGATGGAGAAGGTACGGACGAGCGGCATGGCGCTGCTGGCGACCCGCAACTCCCACCACTTCGCCGCGCTCTGGCCGGATGTGGAACCCTTCGCCCGCGAGGGGCTGGTGGCCCTGAGCTTCGTCAACAGCATGACCTGCGTGGTGCCCCACGGCGGCCACAGCGCCCTGTTCGGCACCAATCCCATCGCCTTCGCCGCACCCCGCAGCGGTGGCGACCCGCTGGTGTTCGACCTGGCCACCAGCGCCATCGCCCATGGCGACGTGCAGATCGCCGCCCGTGAAGGCAAGACGCTGCCGGAAGGCTACGGCGTGGATGCCCAGGGCCAGCCGACCCGCGATCCGAAGGCGATTCTCGACGGCGGCGCCCTGCTCTCCTTCGGCGGCTACAAGGGCTCGGCCCTGTCGATGATGGTGGAGCTGCTGGCGGCGGCGCTGACCGGCGGCAACTTCTCCTTCGAGTTCGACTGGTCCGGCCACCCCGGCGCGCAGACACCCTGGACCGGCCAGCTGCTGATTCTCATCGACCCGGATCGTGGCGCCACCCGGCCCTTCGCCGAACGTTGCGAAGCCCTGATCAGCCGCATGGTGGAAGTCGGCCAGGAACGCCAGCCAGGCGATCGCCGCTACCGCCAGCGCGAACGCGCCGAGCGCGAGGGCATCGTCCTGGACGCCGCCGAACTGGCCCGCCTGCGCGCCCTCGCCGACCGCTGA
- a CDS encoding uracil-xanthine permease family protein: MTSLEKPPVIEARNELLYGLDDKPRPLAAVLAALQHLLAIIVPIVTPGLLICQALGVSARDTNLIVSMSLVVSGIATYVQCKRFGPFGAGLLIVQGTSFNFVGPLIAGGALMVKQGTPVEGVMAAIFGVVMAGAFVEMGISRVLPFIKRLINPLVTGIVVLMIGLTLIKVGLISMGGGFGAMANGTFANGENLLLSGTVLAVILLLNRIPVVWMRSCAIVIALLVGYALAAWLGRLNFSGLHDAPLVQVPMPLHFGLGFSWSLFVPMLVIYLVTSLEAIGDVTATSKVSRQPVEGPLWMQRIKGGVLVNGANSLLAGLFNTFPSSVFAQNNGVIQLTGIASRHIGLWIALMLVLLGLFPAVAGVLQAIPEPVLGGAAMVMFGAVAASGINILAGTTLDRRALLIIAVSLALGLGVSQVPEFLAHMPAALRNILESGVATGGLCALLLNWFLPEAPAESR; this comes from the coding sequence ATGACTTCACTGGAAAAGCCCCCTGTCATCGAGGCTCGCAACGAGCTGCTCTACGGCCTGGACGACAAGCCGCGCCCGCTGGCCGCCGTGCTCGCCGCGCTGCAGCACCTGCTGGCCATCATCGTTCCGATCGTCACCCCCGGCCTGCTCATCTGCCAGGCGCTGGGCGTCTCTGCGCGGGACACCAACCTGATCGTCTCCATGTCCCTCGTGGTGTCCGGCATCGCCACTTATGTGCAGTGCAAGCGCTTCGGGCCATTCGGCGCCGGGCTGTTGATCGTCCAGGGCACCAGCTTCAACTTCGTTGGCCCGCTGATCGCCGGCGGCGCGCTGATGGTCAAGCAGGGCACTCCCGTGGAGGGGGTGATGGCGGCGATCTTCGGCGTGGTGATGGCCGGTGCTTTCGTCGAGATGGGCATTTCCCGCGTACTGCCCTTCATCAAGCGGCTGATCAACCCGCTGGTGACCGGCATCGTGGTGCTGATGATCGGCCTGACCCTGATCAAGGTGGGCCTGATCAGCATGGGCGGCGGCTTCGGCGCCATGGCCAACGGCACTTTCGCCAACGGTGAGAACCTGCTGCTGTCCGGCACGGTGCTGGCGGTGATCCTGCTGCTCAACCGCATCCCGGTGGTCTGGATGCGCAGCTGCGCCATCGTCATCGCCCTGCTGGTGGGCTACGCCCTGGCCGCCTGGCTCGGCCGCCTGAACTTCAGCGGCCTGCACGATGCGCCGCTGGTGCAGGTGCCGATGCCGCTGCACTTCGGCCTGGGCTTCTCCTGGTCGCTGTTCGTGCCGATGCTGGTGATCTACCTGGTCACCTCCCTGGAAGCCATCGGCGACGTCACCGCCACCAGCAAGGTCTCGCGCCAGCCGGTGGAAGGCCCGCTGTGGATGCAGCGGATCAAGGGCGGCGTGCTGGTGAACGGCGCCAACTCGCTGCTGGCCGGCCTGTTCAACACCTTCCCCAGCTCGGTCTTCGCACAGAACAACGGGGTGATTCAGCTGACCGGCATCGCCAGCCGCCATATCGGCCTGTGGATCGCCCTGATGCTGGTGCTGCTGGGCCTGTTCCCGGCGGTGGCCGGCGTGCTCCAGGCCATTCCAGAGCCGGTGCTGGGCGGCGCGGCCATGGTGATGTTCGGTGCCGTGGCCGCCTCGGGCATCAATATCCTCGCCGGCACCACCCTGGATCGCCGCGCCCTGCTGATCATCGCCGTGTCCCTGGCCTTGGGCCTGGGCGTGTCCCAGGTGCCGGAGTTCCTCGCCCACATGCCGGCCGCCCTGCGCAACATCCTCGAATCCGGCGTCGCCACCGGCGGCCTCTGCGCCCTGCTGCTGAACTGGTTCCTGCCGGAAGCTCCGGCGGAATCCCGCTAA
- the ilvD gene encoding dihydroxy-acid dehydratase: MPDYRSKTSTHGRNMAGARALWRATGMKDEDFKKPIIAIANSFTQFVPGHVHLKDLGQLVAREIEKHGGVAKEFNTIAVDDGIAMGHDGMLYSLPSREIIADSVEYMVNAHCADAIVCISNCDKITPGMLMAALRLNIPVVFVSGGPMEAGKTKLANHGLDLVDAMVAAADDSCSDEKVAEYERSACPTCGSCSGMFTANSMNCLTEALGLSLPGNGSTLATHADREQLFLRAGRLAVELCQRYYGEGDDSVLPRNVANFKAFENAMTLDIAMGGSTNTILHLLAAAQEAEIDFDLRDIDRLSRRVPQLCKVAPNIQKYHMEDVHRAGGIFSILGELARGGLLHTDVATVHSPSMADAIAQWDITQTNDEAVHTFFKAGPAGIPTQVAFSQSTRWPTLDLDRAEGCIRSVEHAYSQEGGLAVLYGNIALDGCVVKTAGVDESIHVFEGTAKIFESQDAAVKGILADEVKAGDVVIIRYEGPKGGPGMQEMLYPTSYLKSKGLGKQCALLTDGRFSGGTSGLSIGHASPEAAAGGAIGLVEDGDKIHIDIHNRSIQLLVSDEELSHRRHAQDKKGWKPAAPRARRVTTALKAYALLATSADKGAVRNKAMLED, encoded by the coding sequence ATGCCCGACTATCGCTCGAAAACCTCCACCCACGGCCGCAACATGGCCGGCGCCCGCGCCCTCTGGCGCGCCACCGGGATGAAGGACGAAGACTTCAAGAAACCGATCATCGCCATCGCCAACTCCTTCACCCAGTTCGTGCCCGGCCACGTGCACCTGAAAGACCTGGGCCAACTGGTCGCCCGCGAGATCGAGAAGCACGGCGGTGTGGCCAAGGAGTTCAACACCATCGCCGTGGACGACGGCATCGCCATGGGCCACGACGGCATGCTCTATTCCCTGCCGAGCCGGGAGATCATCGCCGACTCCGTGGAATACATGGTCAACGCCCACTGCGCCGACGCCATCGTCTGCATTTCCAACTGCGACAAGATCACCCCCGGCATGCTGATGGCCGCCCTGCGCCTGAACATCCCGGTGGTCTTCGTTTCCGGCGGCCCGATGGAAGCCGGCAAGACCAAGCTGGCCAACCACGGCCTGGACCTGGTGGACGCCATGGTCGCCGCCGCCGACGACTCCTGCTCCGACGAGAAAGTCGCCGAGTACGAGCGCAGCGCCTGCCCCACCTGCGGGTCCTGCTCCGGCATGTTCACCGCCAACTCGATGAACTGCCTGACCGAGGCCCTGGGCCTGTCCCTGCCGGGCAATGGCTCCACCCTGGCCACCCACGCCGACCGCGAACAGCTGTTCCTGCGCGCCGGCCGGCTGGCCGTCGAGCTGTGCCAGCGCTACTACGGCGAAGGCGACGACAGCGTGCTGCCGCGCAACGTCGCCAACTTCAAGGCGTTCGAGAACGCCATGACCCTGGACATCGCCATGGGCGGTTCCACCAACACCATCCTGCACCTGCTGGCCGCCGCCCAGGAGGCGGAAATCGACTTCGACCTGCGCGACATCGATCGCCTGTCGCGTCGCGTGCCGCAGCTGTGCAAGGTGGCGCCGAACATCCAGAAGTACCACATGGAAGACGTGCACCGCGCCGGCGGCATCTTCAGCATCCTCGGCGAGCTGGCTCGCGGCGGCCTGCTGCACACCGATGTCGCCACCGTGCACAGCCCGAGCATGGCCGACGCCATTGCCCAGTGGGACATCACCCAGACCAACGACGAAGCCGTGCACACCTTCTTCAAGGCGGGCCCGGCCGGCATCCCCACCCAGGTCGCCTTCAGCCAGTCCACCCGCTGGCCGACCCTGGACCTGGACCGCGCCGAAGGCTGCATCCGCAGCGTCGAGCACGCCTATTCCCAGGAAGGCGGCCTGGCCGTGCTCTACGGCAACATCGCCCTGGACGGTTGCGTGGTGAAGACCGCCGGCGTGGATGAATCCATCCATGTGTTCGAAGGCACCGCGAAGATCTTCGAGAGCCAGGACGCCGCGGTGAAGGGCATCCTCGCCGACGAAGTGAAGGCCGGCGACGTGGTGATCATCCGCTACGAAGGCCCGAAGGGCGGCCCGGGCATGCAGGAAATGCTCTACCCCACCAGCTACCTGAAGTCCAAGGGCCTGGGCAAGCAATGCGCCCTGCTCACCGACGGTCGCTTCTCCGGTGGCACCTCGGGCCTGTCCATCGGCCACGCCTCGCCGGAAGCCGCTGCCGGCGGCGCCATCGGGCTGGTGGAAGACGGCGACAAGATCCACATCGACATCCACAACCGCAGCATCCAGTTGCTGGTCAGCGATGAGGAACTGTCCCACCGCCGCCACGCGCAGGACAAGAAAGGCTGGAAGCCCGCCGCACCCCGCGCCCGCCGTGTGACCACCGCCCTCAAGGCCTACGCCCTGCTGGCCACCAGCGCCGACAAGGGCGCGGTGCGCAACAAGGCAATGCTGGAAGACTGA
- a CDS encoding FAD-dependent oxidoreductase, with translation MDCDILVLGAGIVGVSTALHLQARGRDVCLVDRAEPGTGTSHGNAGLIERSSVVPYAFPRSFAALLRYGLNQQPDVRYSPTYLPKLAPWLASYWHHSSARRLEEASRAMLPLVERCVEEHDRLVEEAGLGHLIRARGWMDVYRSREALDQAVAEARALGRFGLRFEVMDGATLRQCEPHLGAVAAGGIHWQDPKTVLDPGALVRGYADLFVRRGGRLLKGDAKGLRPLNGSWSLSVDGVELHAPEVVVAMGPQSGDLFRNLGYRIPLAIKRGYHMHYAPAEGAELGHSVCDAQSGYVLAPMARGIRLTTGIEFADPEDPINEIQLRRAERLARELFPLGRRLDAEPWLGRRPCLPDMRPVIGAAPDHAGLWFNFGHAHHGLTLGPVSGRLLAEMMTGDRPFTDPTPYSAQRFR, from the coding sequence ATGGACTGCGACATCCTTGTCCTGGGCGCCGGCATTGTCGGCGTCTCCACTGCCCTCCACCTCCAGGCGCGCGGCCGTGACGTGTGCCTGGTGGACCGCGCCGAGCCCGGCACCGGCACCAGTCACGGCAATGCCGGCCTGATCGAGCGTTCCAGCGTGGTGCCCTACGCCTTTCCCCGCAGTTTCGCGGCGCTGCTGCGCTATGGCCTGAACCAGCAGCCGGACGTGCGTTACAGCCCGACCTACCTGCCGAAGCTCGCGCCCTGGCTGGCGTCGTACTGGCACCATTCCTCGGCACGCCGGCTGGAGGAGGCCTCCCGCGCCATGTTGCCGCTGGTGGAGCGTTGTGTGGAGGAGCATGACCGGCTGGTGGAGGAAGCGGGTCTTGGGCACCTGATCCGCGCCCGGGGCTGGATGGACGTCTACCGCAGCCGCGAAGCCCTCGACCAGGCCGTCGCCGAGGCGCGCGCCCTCGGCCGCTTCGGCCTGCGCTTCGAGGTAATGGACGGGGCGACCCTGCGCCAGTGCGAACCTCACCTGGGTGCCGTCGCCGCTGGCGGCATCCACTGGCAAGACCCGAAGACGGTGCTCGACCCCGGCGCCCTGGTGCGCGGTTACGCCGACCTCTTCGTGCGCCGTGGCGGCCGTCTGCTCAAGGGCGACGCCAAGGGTCTGCGCCCGCTTAACGGCAGCTGGAGCCTCAGTGTGGACGGCGTTGAGCTGCACGCTCCCGAGGTGGTGGTGGCCATGGGGCCGCAATCGGGCGACCTGTTCCGCAACCTGGGCTACCGCATTCCGCTGGCCATCAAGCGCGGCTATCACATGCACTACGCCCCGGCCGAAGGTGCCGAGCTGGGCCATTCCGTCTGTGATGCCCAGAGCGGCTACGTGCTGGCGCCCATGGCGCGGGGTATCCGCCTGACCACCGGCATCGAGTTCGCCGACCCCGAAGACCCGATCAACGAAATCCAGCTGCGCCGCGCCGAACGCCTCGCCCGCGAGCTGTTCCCTCTGGGCCGGCGCCTGGATGCCGAGCCCTGGCTGGGACGCCGCCCGTGCCTGCCGGACATGCGCCCGGTGATTGGCGCCGCGCCGGACCACGCGGGCCTCTGGTTCAACTTCGGTCATGCCCATCACGGCCTGACCCTGGGCCCGGTCAGTGGCCGCCTGCTGGCGGAGATGATGACCGGCGACCGGCCCTTCACCGACCCCACGCCCTACAGCGCCCAGCGCTTTCGCTGA